A window from Cryptomeria japonica chromosome 1, Sugi_1.0, whole genome shotgun sequence encodes these proteins:
- the LOC131065277 gene encoding putative receptor protein kinase ZmPK1 → MKDPTNSFKGCERNVEIADLGSGAAQFVYLSHTDLYGNDLSGYAEGVSLEECRKRCMNDSQFSGFGYVSNGGKRYPKGKLINGYRSPGVPNDMYIRVSINDFSLLNSTIPSEVPTNSSSSVTLISDSRNYRRSKKSVIKYPLGFAIVIGVVEIVCITLGWLYNLRERNNGFDFDRQEYSAIPMGFKKFIFAQLKKATENFTIKLGEGGFGSVYKGVLPDEKVMAVKRLDRFWAEVSEGHHRLPVYEIVENGSLDKYLFTESEALGWKEKFAIVVGTAKGLAYLHEECLEWILHCDVKPQNILLDEKFCPKVSDF, encoded by the exons ATGAAGGATCCCACAAACAGTTTCAAGGGCTGTGAGAGAAATGTGGAAATTGCGGATCTTGGATCCGGCGCTGCCCAGTTCGTTTATCTCTCTCATACAGATTTATATGGCAACGATCTCAGCGGATACGCGGAAGGGGTCAGTcttgaagaatgtagaaagagatgcATGAATGATAGTCAATTTTCAGGTTTCGGCTACGTTTCAAATGGTGGAAAACGCTACCCAAAAGGAAAACTTATCAATGGGTATCGATCTCCTGGTGTACCAAATGACATGTATATTAGGGTCTCCATCAACGACTTCTCGCTTCTGAATTCAACAATTCCTAGCGAGGTCCCAACCAACAGCAGCAGTTCGGTGACACTTATTTCAGATAGTAGGAATTACAGGAGATCTAAGAAGAGTGTTATTAAGTATCCGTTGGGCTTCGCTATTGTTATTGGAGTGGTAGAAATTGTTTGCATCACGTTGGGCTGGTTGTATAACCTCAGAGAGCGTAACAACGGCTTTGACTTTGATCGTCAAGAGTATTCCGCCATCCCAATGGGATTCAAGAAGTTTATCTTTGCACAGCTGAAGAAAGCCACGGAAAATTTCACGATAAAGCTGGGAGAGGGAGGTTTTGGAAGCGTCTACAAAGGGGTTTTGCCCGATGAGAAGGTCATGGCGGTGAAACGACTGGACCGATTTTGGGCGGAGGTAAGCG AGGGGCATCACAGGTTGCCTGTTTATGAGATCGTTGAGAACGGGTCGCTGGACAAGTATCTGTTTACAGAAAGTGAAGCTTTGGGTTGGAAAGAAAAGTTTGCGATTGTAGTGGGCACGGCAAAGGGATTGGCTTACCTCCATGAAGAATGCTTGGAGTGGATTCTGCACTGCgatgtgaaacctcagaatatacTTTTAGACGAGAAATTTTGTCCCAAGGTATCCGACTTTTGA